The following proteins are co-located in the Paralichthys olivaceus isolate ysfri-2021 chromosome 10, ASM2471397v2, whole genome shotgun sequence genome:
- the LOC109641030 gene encoding LOW QUALITY PROTEIN: probable 2-ketogluconate reductase (The sequence of the model RefSeq protein was modified relative to this genomic sequence to represent the inferred CDS: deleted 1 base in 1 codon; substituted 5 bases at 5 genomic stop codons): MEKEKPRALVSEEEIDQSFLAKLIEVLKQHFQIVSRREFLHNPRLHGPKIQAVFVWSRIAADRSLISSLPSLKVVSNGGAGTDHLDVPLITSGGVKVTNTPGAVSSSTADVALALLLASEDRXEEGQMSYCPKQRPXIXRDTFCGMGEIGXKKAERSKGLKILYHNRTRRSAEAEQAVGAAHCRRLDDLQRSDFVDFWRSSLEGXLTHPEPLPRSHLRISLS, from the exons atggagaaggagaaacCCCGGGCTCTGGTCTCAGAGGAGGAGATCGACCAAAGTTTTCTCGCTAAACTCATTGAGGTGTTGAAGCAGCACTTTCAAATCGTCTCCAGAAGAGAGTTTCTACACAACCCTCGGCTGCATGGTCCT AAAATCCAGGCCGTGTTTGTGTGGAGCAGAATTGCAGCTGACCGCTCCCTGATCAGTTCGCTCCCCTCTCTGAAGGTGGTGTCCAATGGAGGAGCAGGCACTGACCACCTGGATGTTCCATTAATCACCAGTGGAGGGGTGAAGGTGACCAACACTCCTGGTGCGGTCAGCAGCTCCACTGCTGATGTGGCCTTGGCTCTGCTTCTGGCATCGGAGGATCGTTGAGAGGAAGGTCAAATGTCCTATTGTCCAAAACAAAGACCT taaatttaaagagacaCATTCTGTGGAATGGGAGAGATCGGTTAAAAAAAAGCTGAGAGGAGCAAAGGATTGAAGATCCTGTATCATAACAGGACCAGAAG GAGTGCAGAAGCTGAGCAGGCGGTGGGAGCGGCTCACTGCCGGAGGCTGGACGACCTGCAGAGGTCGGACTTTGTCGACTTTTGGCGCTCCAGTCTGGAAGGATGACTGACTCATCCTGAACCTTTACCGAGGTCTCACCTCAGAATCTCTTTGTCGTAA